TCATGATTGTAACTTGACATGTACTCATGGCGCTTCTTCCCTTCCAATTGTCTTTCAGGTGGACTTCCGAGTTTTCTCTTTCGGCTGTTCACCATTGGGGAAGCATCATCCAGCATTTCACCTTCTTCAGCACCCTCTGTTTCAAATCCTCTAGAAGACTGCCCCTCCGTAACAAAGGTATTCCCCTCTCCCATTTCCCCATGGTCCTTGACATGATCTTGATTCTCATTCCTAGACCAGCTCTGTCGATGTTCTCTCTTGATTTTCTCGTCTTCCACAGCCAACTCAACCCCATCCTCCAGCTCCCTCTCAATAAGATCATCTTCATCCATGACATCTTTTTTCTTCATTGTTTCCCCACGAGACTTCCTCCTTTTCTCAAGCGCAGCCTTCACCTTATCTTTGTCGATTTTAATAGCCTCTTTGGGAGATTGGCTGATGGGCCCTCCTCTAGTGTCCAAGTTTCGTCCAATCACACTGCTAGCCCTACGTGATGCTCCCTCATCTCTCCATTCGCCTGTTTCTTGAATGTCATTTCTTCCACCATTTCTTTCCTGGTCGTCTTCCCCAGTTCGCTCATTTGCAGACCTAGACTTATTTGAAACTTCCCTTGTGTTCTCTTTATGGGGCAATTGCTCAGGATGTTGATTATCCTTGGTTTCCATATCCATCTTGTGATCGGTGATAACACTGCCCATCTCTCCACTGCCATTATCATTACTTTGATTTTGTGCAGCTCTTGAAGGCATCCCATGATTGTCTGCAGATGAATGGTCGGCTGCTGACCTTGACGATGCTTGTTTTTCCTCACTTCCAGAAGGATGTTTTGCTGGGGCTCGATGAGTTGCGCCACCACCAGCACTTCCTTCTACTTCACTACCTTGAGATGGGGGTACTCTGTTTTGCTCATAAAGTTCCAGCATTTGATTACTAACCTCTGCAAGATAACCACAATGACTAAGTAGAATATCCTACAAAAGCCACATGGAAAAAGACGCAAAAAGACAGCTAAGCTATTACTGCAACATCCATGGCCTTTCACAAAGCATGGGAATAAGCAGACTGCCTACCAAAACCAAAGGAAAGACATGAAACAGATAGCTGTAACCAGTGGTTGGATGAATTTTAAGAGAAGCAACCATAAACAATACCAGTTCCATGGGACCATTTAGTAACTGTCGAATTTTATTTGCAAGATCTTCATTACAAAGTAATGGAGAGGAAACCAACCCTCTAATTGGCGTGGGGTGACATCAAATTCTTGCCACCAGACCTTCTCACCATCTGACGGAAGCTTCACTTTGAGGAACTTGGCAGCAAGGAAAATGGCACCGGCCGCAATGTGATGGGGCTTAAATTGCAGGCAGAGCGACGTCCTCAGCCTGCATGCCGCTTTGCAGTGTGTCAAAATTGAGCACTAGGAAGAGATCATTTTAAACACTTGAAGAAACACCAGTTAAACATACCCATCATTAACAAAATTCCATGCAACTTGAGCAAGAGCATTCTGGGCAACCTTGAATTTCTTTATAGCCTCAACTAGAGGTTTATATGGGTGATGGACATTGAGGTCAAAACCCAAAGTTGCAAGTACAACCCTCTCCCCAAGTAAAATTAGTTCCTTTTGTTGCTCATACACTTCCTGCAATATATATCAAGGTTAATGAGTCCCTCATATAACTACAACTGTGCAAACAGaacggtttttttttttttctcttttaaaatAAAGAGGAGTAAGATATGCCACATTTCAAATTAACTTAAAAAAGTTAGGTAGCAAGGAGATGCTTTGCCCAAGAACACAGTGGTTCGAGGGAAAATGTAGAATCTGAGCAAGAATTTACTTTGAGTTCAAGAGGAACAGAAGGAAAGGGAAGAGATCTGAGCCAAGTATTTAAACACATTGGCAACATATAACCCCATAACAACAGATTGGACAAATTTTACATGAGACTAACATCACAAAGGTGAAGTTCTCGACCTGAGTACAGAACTGTGCATGGGAATTTGGGCTCGTTAGATTTATAAAAAGGTTAAAAAACTAGAAGGGCCAGTCTTACATGCCTAAGGAATAAGAAACCGAGTGGAATAGATAACTAAAAAGCACGAAAAATGAATGAGAAAGATTATACAAATGGAATGGCAAGTGAGAGCAGGTTAGAGAACAATTGCACAAGTCAAGTAGCAACAGACACGACGTACAAGAGGCAACTTGAGCATCGGAAAGAAGCACACAAATAGACTGGTAAAAGCACCACTAATTTGAAGAATACCTTCTGTTTGATCCTCTGGGCTGCAGCAGGATCCTTTTTGTGTATTATTTCATAGGAAACAAGAATAACATCCTTTAATGGCCGAGGTGTCTCTTCAACCTTCCCAGCAAGGAACATGCACACAGTGGCAATGGTCTGTCAAGCATGGAAATGAAGTTAGGCAGGTGATGATAAAAAATGTTAAGACTCAGTATTAAAAATCTACATCAGAAATAGAATGATTGGTTAAGTGGACAAAAGGAATTATGTTACAAGCTAATATTATAACACTTTTCACCCCTCAACCATTCTaatataccaatcaacattatgTCATCCAAAAGAATTGCTAAGtgaataaaaattcataatgaaatAGAATCAAAAGACAAAGACAGCTTAGATTTCTAAAAGGAAACACATGCTATCTAGAAAATAAagaagttttaacaagattaaccaGACAATGATAATGATAACTCACCCTTCTATCATTCTTTGCATGTGATTGTCGAATAAAAAACCGATGACAAAAGATAATTGCCGTAGCTATTGTTACCTGAGGCCTATATATCAGGTCAGAAATTTAGTCAAATTCATTCAGTCTGAGCCAATAAATATCCACATGCTTATGACACATAATGTTAGAACTGCAGATCTTTGTTCAATCAGACAACAGGTGGTCAGAACAACTCCTTTCACCCATAAGGTTGTAGAGAGTAAAAGAAACGATGATAATTACATGGCATGCTTTCAGGGCTTGATCAACTATTCATAGATCATGCAGTCACATAAGAAAAGCACTGCTCAACAGACCCCTTCTTATGTTGATGGCTTGATGCAGAACACTTTTTCCCATAATAAGTGCAGTATACTTCACTAGAGATAAAACAAGTGTAACAAAAAAGGGGAAATAACGACAGACTGACAAACACACAGACAAACAAGAGTCATGATGTGCAAACACAAGACCATCTACTGCATCAGTCTGCTCACAAACAACTATATTCTTTCAGTATATCAGGCCATAGAGACTCAGGATAGCTCACTAAAAGGCATTATAAAACCAGGAAATGCTGCCTAAAATGATAGGTGATAGCAGCAGTGACCGATAGTACTGACAGGAAAATAAAAGatacattatttttttaaaagtataATGCTAACCTTTAGATCATGACTTTctgttataaaattataattagttGATTTCAAGTTGTACTCTCCGTACAGATACCAACAGTGAAATAATTAGGGATTTGCAACAAAAAAAATCTCAACATTTGGACATTGCCATTTAACCATTTTTCATGCTATAAACTTTACAGAGAATTGAATACAGAAATCGGCCACCGCCGGAACTAAGCGGCATGCATCTACACATAGGCTAGGCCTTTTAAATGATGCTTCATGATAAGAACCACTACTAATGAAACCCAACTTTCAAGTTCAAAAGACAAATCCGGCATTTGCAGAATCTAACCACAAGAATACTGCACATGAATGTAATCCATGAACTTACACTTTTAGCCTCATGCCCAAATCCTGCAAAAATGTACAGTATGACTTGCGTAAGTATGTCTCTTTCTTCAAGTCAATACCATCCCTTCTAGACGGGGAATTTTCTTCTATTTCTTTTCTTGAAAAATACCAACGGCCTACTTCCTCTTGCTTTTCTTGAGAATTTCTAGAAGGTCCAGTATCAGATGTTGAATGATGTGAGGAATCCCCGGGTAACATCCCCGCCATTTATAAATATCTCCGAACACTATAATACTGCAGACAAAAGACAACTCCTTATAGGAGCAAGACTTTATTTCTTCATAACCAGCCAGTAGTATTATTCTGATCAGTGACAAAACATTGCCAGTGTTAATGTTAACATGCAGAACCAAAACTGGCCTATGTATGATACATCTAAAAGAAAAAATTCAACAATGCCTTCATTCCAGTTTAATGATCAACATTATGACATAGTAAACCATAGAAACTTGTCAACAAAATAGCAAGAACATCATGACCAATTTTGGTTCTTCTTTGGAACCTTTTCAACCTgattattataaataaaaaaatccaaTTGCAAAGAAATCGACCCATTTATTTGCTATAAATTGGTAAGGGTTCCTGTGACAGGGGATGAACATCGATAGGGAACATATCCTAGGTTAGATTCATGTCATGGAGCCCAGTGACTAAATCTCCTATAGAAGTTAAAGACGTTGTTAAGGCCAAATTGCAACATTTTGGAGTAGAATTTTTAATAATTCCATCTCCCTTCTAATGGCATCCCCACATTTTCTATGACATTAATCCTTTCTTCAACAGTAGTACAACGAAGTTAATTAAAAAAGCACTCAGTAAAATACCTCGATTCATAAATATTTTCCCTTGACACACTCCCCAAAAGGAACTTATAATATTAAGTACTACCAACAATAAAGAACATGAGAAACGTCTCATTAGCAGTACATAGAACTATAGATTGAAAGTGAAAATATAAAATAGTCAATATTTTCACATTTAAATATTGATTATCTTAAACCTATCTGTATACTCATTAGTTCGGAATAtcataagcatatattttgtCAAGACTAATCATATAAAAAGTAGCATATTAAATTTCTATGaagaaatataaaaattcaaaaaagagAAAAACATCATTGAATATACAAAACAGAGAAAAAAATCGCCCAAGCCACATAAAAAAAAGAAGGGATTTTTAATTGCAAAATAAAGGGAAAATCTACGATTGAtctaaaattttacttaaaacaTAATTCTTGTTATTTAGGGTGAAGCTTTAATAAAGAAAAAACagaaagagaaaaggaaaaaaaaaaatcagtcgTCTGAAAACCTAGGTCACGAAGAACCCACTCGAAGCAGAATCAAAATCGAGGATTGCGATTATAGAATTCTTAATATTCGCATATCAAAAGCTTGGTGCTTAAAATTCCTCCAAACTTAGATCCGAAAATCTTTTCACTCAAGAATAAATATAAAATCTACGTATTTTTTTTCGTTCTCTAGGTTTTTTCCGTCTCTAAGATAATGAGAAGAAGAAATAGAAGAAACGAAGACTTAAGACCTAATAAATTTGAGAAAGAAAATTACCTGACGGGGGCGTAGGCCGAAGCAGGCTCTTTGCTGCTCTCTTATAGCTCGCTTCTTCGTTCTTCCTCTTCCGtctctttatttttgttttactctgcgtgtgaaaaaaaaaaaaggattttgaAGCCAATGTACACTAAAAATTTGGGGATTATATATCCATGGCTTTATGAATTTACATAATAACCCTCTTTTCTTTTGGAATACAAAGAATACCCCTGGAATAACTGGTCTGTTGCAATTTACTCCTCCCATTAGCGATGTAATAAATAACTCCTTTTTTGGAGGATCCGGTTTCCTTTCCGAAATTCTTTTTGGAGGATCCTATTTTCGAAATTTTTTTCTTGatcatttaatttgttttatattacacttaattttaatatataattaatatacttAATCACTCCACTCAACATTTATTAATAAAAGTATTTTTTTCTAAACTTAATATATTTTATCACTAgaatcataaaaatatttttctaatctATTATTTGGTAAGATCTTTTCAAAATTATATTGATGATTAAGGTATTAAAAGAATAATTGCATTGATGATGTGAAATTCTTGTATCTTTTGTCCGTAAAAAtgtattaactaattatttaataaattttaattttaacgaataaaataagtaaaaatacaaaacatatctacTCCACGTTAGAAAATCATTTTATCGTTGTTCCACTCCAAACGTTATTTCGAACAATTTGAGACACTCACCATTCTATTAGTTATATTCTGATCCATAATTTTGTACACCTTTAAATATGAATTTTCTTTTTCATAATATAtggataattttttttcaaaatattatttGATGTACttgtgaaaatttttaattacAGATACAAAGTTAAAAAAAACCGTCATATGATCTCAATTATGGAGTCCAATGTATGAGATAATAATCATATGTTTTTGCTGTATAATGACTAATGAGAAAGGAGAGATGTGATAATAGAGAAAAAAAGGGAATGTCATAAGAGGGCTTTAAAAAAAGGGAGTGTCACCCTTGTGGTTTTAAGGTGCACAGAAATGTGTCAAAAAGCTAGCAATTATACATGACTGAAGCAAAGGAAATAAAGGGAAACACATAGCTTCTTCGCCCAGCTCTTCGACCTGAAATTAACTTCTGGTGGCTTAGCGGGTAACCAGCCAACCGGGTTTGAATAAGACATCTTGCTTAAAATCACGACCAGTTACAGACGTTGACTCGCCTTGACGACGGAAACACTGCAGATGAAAGAAGATGCCAGTTTTAGACAAAGAATAAAATGATTGAAAGCACAAGTAGCTTCCAATGTAAATGCTAAGTTCTTCATATTTGGAAAACAACCCTATTTCCTATCCAAACTAATGGAAAGATGAAGAGTACATATAATGGTTAGGCATCACTAACCTTGTAACAGACAACTGTATCATCTGGATACATGGCAAAAAGCTTGGTTCCAAGGCGAGCATGACAAGAATCACAAAGGCTCTCATCATTAATCTGCACAAGCCGTGATCTCTCTTCCAATCTTGCAAGCCTTGCGTCTATGTGTACGGCACGTGATAGATAATGCACAATCTGGGAAAAAGAAAAGGTCATGATTCAGCTCAAATTACAAAGCAGTAGAAGTACAAAAGTTATCTTACTTGTCCTTGACGGTGATGATGAAGTCGAGCTCTCAACATCCTCAATATTGTCTCTGATGCAAGCTGGAGAGGCATGTCAGGGGACAGTGTCTGCAAAATCAACACTCAGATTACCCAAATTAACAAGGCATGTGACAAAAGAAACGTACCCGATGATCCCCACATGACTAACTAGTTAGGTCTAGCACATAATAATATAAGAGCATGTTTGGCACCTGCTGGCATGGCTAAGTTCCAGTTCCCTGACACATGCAGGAGAAGAGAGAGGATTTTACCTCTAATACTTGCAGAGGGTCCAGTGACTCTCCACGATTGTGGAGAAGGCGAACAGCAGCCTTAAACATAGGCTCTTTACCATCTTGTGGATCCAAATACATATCAAGTAGCCTGAATATGACAGTCACAAacatattaaaagaaaaagatcgCAGGCATAAGTACTAGAGAGGGAAAGGAAATAAATTATGGGGGAAAAGAAAGAACAAAATAACTAACTGCATATAAGCATCTGGTCGGCCAATCTCAGCACAATACTGTTCTGCTGCTTCACTATCCTCTAGTTTCCTGACAGGAGGCAAAATGTAAATAATAGAAATACAATAATTCTCTCTTTTTTCGTCAGCTATCTTCATGAATAAAGTTTATATTTATATACTGCCTAATGCAGCTGCATCATAATTAATATTCTGGAAATTATTTGAATCTTACAGGGCTAAGATTTGGAGGACCAATGACTCTTGTCCCAATTTTCTGTATAGAATAGCCTAACAATCAAAGCATAATATTAAATTAGCAAATGTTAAATGCAACAACTATTCATAGAAacattaaagaaaaaagaaaagcaatTTATTAAAGAACAAGCAGTTAATGCAGTCAATTCAGGAATCCTACTTGAGTATAGTACTAAAAATTCAGCTCGCATAGTCAACTGAACAGTTCAGGACAATAAACAAAGCTCTAACAGACCTTTTCTAACCATAACTCTGAGTCTTGTATCAAATCAAGGACCTCTTCTGGATCATACAAATCTGAAGACTGTAAAAATATCTGCAATCGGTCCCGCACAGGACTTTGAATGATTGATTCTCTTTGAATATCAGGGGTTTTCAAATGCTCTTGCCTTCCAGTATCAGGGCTCTGGGAGCTGCTTTCTGAATTAAAGGATTCAATTGCCGACTTGGCAAGAGAAAGAGCATAGAGAGTATGGAGCCGAGTGTCATCAGAGTCTTGCTCTTCGATTAACCACTGGAGATAGCTGCATGGATAAGGAAGCTCAAAACAAAATTGATGCAGTGAAGGACATATCtaatactaaaaagaaagaacTTTTATGTTAAAAAATTAAGAGCTGACACGAACAAGGTGAATACATGACAAACAAAGGAATTGCGTGTGAATGTAGGATAAAGAGTCAAATCATAATAAAACTAGAAATATTTCAACACAAGCTGAGTTGCCAAAAGATAACCTATGTCTAGCGGAGATCCTAGAAGCCAAAACTCCAAAGACTAATAAACTCCATAAAATGAAATAAGAACATACCATTGGAGAATCTCAACCTTCTTTGGATCAATTGCTGCAATCACTTCATCTGCGACAAGATACTAACTAATAAATAGTGCATCAtcaagaaataaaatttaaagtagAAACACTATGCACCTCAAGATCAAATTGCAATTGCCCATGCATATGTAGACAAACTATTAACTTTAAAATGAGATTCACCTGGTGAAAGCTGATTTGTTCTTTTCTCTGATGTCAAAATGCGTACAGCAAGTGCTGGGTTTAAATCTGCAATCTGATAAGCAATTTCCAAGGTCAATAATTAACTATTAAGTTCAAGGAGCTCAACaccaactaaaaaaaaaaaaaaaacagaatcttTCATGAGAAATAACTACATACCCATGCAAGATGCTGCAGAACCAAATCCTGGTCAGATGAATCCTCAAGAATATTTGATGCCTCAGTTGCAGCAGTCTCTCTACCGGATGTTACACATGCACCATCATGCATGCCAGGGTCTTTCCAGAGACCAGAGGAATAATTTCTTGCCAAGATGCGCCAAATAGCAAGAGCCTTTGAGCTCATCCCTTTACTAGCATATAGGAAGGCAAGTGCCCGCAAATGCCCAGAGCCATCTAATAA
The Gossypium arboreum isolate Shixiya-1 chromosome 10, ASM2569848v2, whole genome shotgun sequence genome window above contains:
- the LOC108489367 gene encoding cyclin-T1-4 isoform X1 — translated: MAGMLPGDSSHHSTSDTGPSRNSQEKQEEVGRWYFSRKEIEENSPSRRDGIDLKKETYLRKSYCTFLQDLGMRLKVPQVTIATAIIFCHRFFIRQSHAKNDRRTIATVCMFLAGKVEETPRPLKDVILVSYEIIHKKDPAAAQRIKQKEVYEQQKELILLGERVVLATLGFDLNVHHPYKPLVEAIKKFKVAQNALAQVAWNFVNDGLRTSLCLQFKPHHIAAGAIFLAAKFLKVKLPSDGEKVWWQEFDVTPRQLEEVSNQMLELYEQNRVPPSQGSEVEGSAGGGATHRAPAKHPSGSEEKQASSRSAADHSSADNHGMPSRAAQNQSNDNGSGEMGSVITDHKMDMETKDNQHPEQLPHKENTREVSNKSRSANERTGEDDQERNGGRNDIQETGEWRDEGASRRASSVIGRNLDTRGGPISQSPKEAIKIDKDKVKAALEKRRKSRGETMKKKDVMDEDDLIERELEDGVELAVEDEKIKREHRQSWSRNENQDHVKDHGEMGEGNTFVTEGQSSRGFETEGAEEGEMLDDASPMVNSRKRKLGSPPERQLEGKKRHEYMSSYNHDATEDGQKSGRSSYADKEHRRHAHENH
- the LOC108489367 gene encoding cyclin-T1-5 isoform X2; translated protein: MFLAGKVEETPRPLKDVILVSYEIIHKKDPAAAQRIKQKEVYEQQKELILLGERVVLATLGFDLNVHHPYKPLVEAIKKFKVAQNALAQVAWNFVNDGLRTSLCLQFKPHHIAAGAIFLAAKFLKVKLPSDGEKVWWQEFDVTPRQLEEVSNQMLELYEQNRVPPSQGSEVEGSAGGGATHRAPAKHPSGSEEKQASSRSAADHSSADNHGMPSRAAQNQSNDNGSGEMGSVITDHKMDMETKDNQHPEQLPHKENTREVSNKSRSANERTGEDDQERNGGRNDIQETGEWRDEGASRRASSVIGRNLDTRGGPISQSPKEAIKIDKDKVKAALEKRRKSRGETMKKKDVMDEDDLIERELEDGVELAVEDEKIKREHRQSWSRNENQDHVKDHGEMGEGNTFVTEGQSSRGFETEGAEEGEMLDDASPMVNSRKRKLGSPPERQLEGKKRHEYMSSYNHDATEDGQKSGRSSYADKEHRRHAHENH